A window from Chitinophaga filiformis encodes these proteins:
- the truA gene encoding tRNA pseudouridine(38-40) synthase TruA, with the protein MRYFIEVAYKGAAFGGFQIQDNVNTVQAAIDHAISTLMRTAVVTTGSSRTDAGVHALQNFLHFDMEQDLHPQFLYKVNAILPPDVVVRHVYRVPDEAHSRFAALSRSYEYTLYLHKDPFLQDRGYFFPYRLDVGLLQEAAGVLMEYENFMTFSKRNTQVKTYNCNIMSSAWTVGEDRIMYNVTANRFLRGMVRGMVGTMLRVGRGKLSMQGFREAIESRNCVNADFAVPPQGLFLMRVNYPEGLLNDRVQ; encoded by the coding sequence ATGAGATATTTTATTGAGGTAGCATATAAGGGTGCTGCTTTCGGAGGTTTCCAGATACAGGATAATGTAAACACGGTGCAGGCAGCCATAGATCATGCCATCAGTACATTGATGCGGACAGCGGTGGTGACGACGGGGTCCAGCCGTACGGATGCGGGCGTGCATGCATTGCAGAATTTCCTGCATTTTGATATGGAGCAGGACCTGCATCCTCAATTTCTCTATAAGGTGAATGCGATATTGCCGCCGGATGTGGTGGTGAGGCATGTGTACCGGGTGCCGGATGAGGCGCATTCCCGGTTTGCGGCCCTGAGCCGGTCTTATGAGTATACCTTGTACCTGCATAAGGATCCCTTCCTGCAGGACAGGGGCTATTTTTTCCCTTACCGGCTGGATGTGGGGCTGTTGCAGGAAGCGGCGGGCGTACTGATGGAGTATGAGAACTTTATGACTTTTTCCAAGCGGAACACGCAGGTGAAGACGTACAATTGCAATATCATGTCTTCCGCCTGGACGGTGGGGGAAGATCGCATTATGTACAATGTGACGGCCAACCGGTTTTTGCGGGGGATGGTGAGAGGTATGGTAGGAACGATGTTGCGGGTAGGCAGGGGAAAGTTGTCTATGCAGGGGTTCAGGGAGGCGATAGAGAGCCGGAATTGTGTGAATGCTGATTTTGCGGTACCACCTCAGGGCTTGTTTTTGATGAGGGTAAATTACCCGGAGGGGCTGTTAAACGACCGGGTACAGTAA
- a CDS encoding LacI family DNA-binding transcriptional regulator: protein MKERSTKITIYDIARVLNLSASTVSRALQNNKLINQETRDKVRQTATEMGYVPNWIASSLRRNRSNIIGLIVPRTSMYFQSTAISGIQHEAHRYGFSIVIGQSDDTLEMEKELVNTFFSLRVDGLLAVSSMFTTTYEHFTPFIKNNIPLVFYDRVPADFAGYTITGDDFRGGFLATEHLIKQGCKRIAHFSGTLTCNLYQQRLRGYKAALEKYDIPFDEQLLYVHNLTSEAATIASKELLSKEQCPDGLFAANDTSAVAFIQEAKRQHVAVPGDIKVVGYSNDQSSRIITPALTTIEQSGYEMGQKAIDTIIKLINYGDTMKITKHFVFPVELIERESSQ from the coding sequence GTGAAAGAACGAAGTACCAAGATCACTATTTACGACATTGCCAGAGTGCTTAATTTATCTGCTTCCACGGTGTCGAGAGCATTGCAGAACAATAAACTGATCAACCAGGAAACCAGGGATAAAGTACGGCAGACAGCCACTGAAATGGGCTATGTTCCAAACTGGATTGCATCCAGCTTGCGAAGGAACCGTTCCAATATCATAGGATTGATAGTCCCGCGTACTTCCATGTATTTTCAAAGTACAGCGATCAGTGGCATTCAGCATGAAGCGCACAGATATGGCTTCAGCATTGTGATAGGCCAATCGGATGATACGCTTGAAATGGAAAAGGAATTAGTAAACACCTTCTTTTCCCTGCGTGTAGACGGATTACTGGCAGTATCGTCCATGTTCACAACTACCTACGAGCACTTCACACCTTTTATTAAAAACAATATACCACTTGTATTCTATGATCGTGTTCCCGCCGACTTTGCAGGGTATACTATCACCGGAGATGACTTCAGGGGAGGTTTTCTTGCCACCGAGCATCTCATCAAACAAGGCTGTAAACGCATCGCGCACTTCTCCGGTACACTAACCTGTAACCTTTATCAGCAACGTCTCCGTGGCTATAAGGCTGCGCTGGAGAAATATGATATCCCTTTCGATGAACAGTTACTGTACGTTCATAACCTGACATCAGAAGCCGCTACTATTGCCTCCAAAGAGCTACTATCCAAAGAACAGTGTCCTGATGGCCTGTTTGCCGCAAACGATACTTCTGCCGTAGCATTTATACAGGAGGCAAAGCGGCAGCACGTTGCCGTTCCGGGAGATATTAAAGTAGTAGGATATTCAAATGACCAGTCGTCAAGGATCATTACGCCTGCGCTTACGACAATAGAGCAATCAGGATACGAGATGGGACAAAAAGCGATAGATACGATCATAAAGCTGATCAACTATGGCGATACTATGAAAATCACTAAACACTTTGTATTCCCCGTTGAATTGATAGAACGGGAATCCAGCCAGTAA
- a CDS encoding zinc-dependent metalloprotease, which yields MNKHFIRTMALTSAGTLLLMLTINPLSAQKRKKTEQQPIAAKDSTVRPPMPAKSSPKTAPKKFGEVITSAAIADSGLFNIYKQDDKVFFEIADSLLGRDILVVNRISKSAAGLRSSMMGYSGDEIGENVIRFEKGPNNRIFLKNISYTEISKDSSQPMFNAVMNSNIQPIAAAFDIKAISDKGNSSVIDLTDYIQGDNEILFFDTRVKTGLKLGAVQQDKSYIVDVKSYPINTEIKTVKTYSKSGGQSGPGAPVSGGNATLELNSSMILLPAVPMQSRYFDPRVGFFTTSVTDFDLDPQGVKRLSMVTRWRLEPKPEDLEKYNRGELVEPVKPIIFYIDPATPKKWVPYLIQGVNDWQAAFEKAGFKNAIVAKVAPTREQDSTWSLEDARFSAIVYKPSDIPNASGPHIHDPRSGEIMESHINWYHNVMRLLRNWYFVQCAPTDPRARKMQFDDQLMGELIRFVSSHEVGHTLGLRHNFGSSSAYPVEKLRDKAWVKENGHAPSIMDYARFNYIAQPEDGITGSDLYPRINFYDKWAIEWGYRLIPGAKNPEEEKATLNKWTIEKLKDKRYWFGTEINPDDPRSQNEDLGDNAMKAGVYGIKNLQRIIPNLLTWTKEENEGYANLTELYREVNTQFGRYLGHVAKNIGGIYETPKTVEQEGGVYEAVPKNIQQEAVLFLNEQIFTTPKWLLNKDILSRTGNNATAIISARQTPVLDRILSATTLTKLINNEANDGPESYQASSFLNDVKKGVFSEIYTRKNIDVFRRNLQKSYVQHIIQLLSAGDSQSGNPMMIMYGIQPADPTKSDVSSIARAHLVSLRADIRAAAAAVQDPLSRYHLTDLTERISQALEPK from the coding sequence ATGAACAAACACTTTATCCGTACCATGGCCCTTACAAGCGCAGGTACGCTACTGTTAATGCTGACTATCAATCCACTGTCAGCGCAAAAGAGAAAGAAGACCGAGCAACAACCCATTGCAGCTAAAGATTCAACCGTCCGTCCGCCTATGCCTGCCAAAAGCAGTCCTAAAACCGCGCCGAAGAAATTCGGGGAGGTGATCACTTCCGCCGCCATTGCAGATTCCGGTCTGTTCAATATTTATAAACAGGACGACAAGGTATTCTTCGAGATCGCTGATTCCCTGCTGGGCAGAGACATACTCGTCGTAAACCGTATCTCCAAATCAGCCGCCGGCCTGCGCTCTTCCATGATGGGATACAGCGGTGATGAAATAGGAGAAAATGTCATCCGCTTTGAAAAAGGCCCGAACAACAGGATCTTCCTGAAAAACATCTCCTACACTGAGATCTCGAAAGATTCCAGTCAACCAATGTTTAACGCTGTAATGAATTCCAATATACAACCTATTGCAGCTGCGTTTGACATTAAGGCAATATCCGATAAAGGCAATAGCTCGGTTATTGATCTGACTGACTATATACAAGGCGATAACGAGATCCTCTTTTTTGATACCCGTGTTAAGACCGGTCTGAAACTCGGCGCCGTACAACAGGATAAATCCTATATAGTTGACGTCAAATCTTATCCGATCAATACGGAGATCAAAACCGTTAAGACATACTCAAAATCAGGTGGACAGTCCGGTCCGGGCGCCCCAGTATCGGGCGGAAATGCTACACTTGAACTCAACTCTTCCATGATACTGCTCCCCGCAGTGCCCATGCAATCCCGGTATTTTGACCCGCGGGTTGGTTTCTTTACCACCTCAGTAACTGATTTCGACCTGGACCCACAAGGCGTCAAACGCCTCTCTATGGTCACCCGCTGGCGCCTCGAACCCAAGCCGGAAGACCTGGAAAAATACAACCGTGGAGAACTCGTAGAGCCGGTTAAACCTATTATCTTTTACATTGATCCGGCAACGCCTAAAAAGTGGGTACCATACCTTATTCAGGGCGTTAATGACTGGCAGGCGGCCTTCGAAAAAGCGGGCTTTAAGAACGCCATCGTGGCAAAGGTGGCCCCTACCCGTGAACAGGATTCTACCTGGAGCCTTGAAGATGCCCGGTTCTCAGCTATCGTATATAAACCTTCCGATATTCCTAATGCCAGCGGCCCTCACATTCATGATCCCCGCTCCGGAGAGATCATGGAAAGCCATATCAACTGGTATCACAACGTTATGCGCCTGCTGCGCAACTGGTACTTTGTACAATGTGCGCCGACTGATCCCCGGGCCCGGAAAATGCAGTTTGATGACCAGCTGATGGGAGAACTCATCAGATTTGTGTCTTCCCATGAAGTAGGTCATACACTTGGCCTCCGCCATAACTTCGGATCCAGTTCTGCCTACCCTGTTGAGAAACTGAGAGATAAAGCCTGGGTAAAAGAAAATGGACACGCTCCTTCCATCATGGACTATGCCCGCTTCAACTACATTGCACAACCTGAAGATGGTATTACAGGAAGCGATCTCTATCCCCGCATTAATTTCTACGACAAATGGGCTATTGAATGGGGTTATCGCCTGATACCCGGTGCAAAAAATCCGGAAGAAGAGAAGGCTACCCTGAATAAATGGACCATCGAAAAATTAAAAGACAAGAGATACTGGTTCGGTACTGAGATAAATCCGGACGATCCAAGGTCGCAGAATGAAGACCTTGGCGACAATGCAATGAAAGCGGGCGTTTATGGTATTAAGAACCTGCAGCGTATTATACCGAATCTTCTCACCTGGACCAAAGAAGAGAATGAAGGATACGCGAATCTTACAGAACTCTATCGCGAGGTGAACACCCAGTTCGGCAGGTACCTGGGCCATGTTGCCAAGAACATCGGAGGCATCTATGAGACACCTAAAACAGTAGAGCAGGAAGGCGGCGTTTATGAAGCAGTTCCGAAAAATATTCAGCAGGAAGCCGTACTGTTCCTCAACGAGCAGATATTTACAACACCTAAGTGGTTGTTGAATAAAGACATCCTTTCCCGCACCGGAAACAATGCCACAGCTATCATCAGTGCCCGTCAGACGCCTGTACTGGACAGGATCCTGAGTGCTACGACCCTGACCAAATTAATCAACAATGAAGCCAATGATGGCCCCGAAAGCTACCAGGCAAGCAGCTTCCTCAATGATGTGAAAAAAGGCGTCTTCAGTGAAATATATACGCGGAAGAATATCGACGTTTTCCGCCGTAACCTGCAGAAATCATATGTTCAGCATATCATACAACTGCTGTCTGCAGGCGATTCCCAGTCTGGTAATCCTATGATGATCATGTACGGGATACAACCCGCAGATCCTACCAAGTCTGATGTCAGCAGCATTGCACGCGCTCACCTGGTATCACTCCGTGCCGATATCCGTGCTGCCGCTGCAGCAGTCCAGGATCCTTTAAGCCGTTATCATCTTACGGATCTGACAGAGAGAATCTCGCAGGCACTGGAACCTAAATAA